The proteins below are encoded in one region of Flavobacterium sp. IMCC34852:
- a CDS encoding glucosaminidase domain-containing protein has translation MIKKLFLLLLMIFVASCGSNQSVVRTSQPDPRKTTAPVAQRVKKPILRPNQSKKPEGVVQATTTSSTQNNASSSEILEATTRVKVTTEMVLAYIEKYKSLAKENMIKTGIPASITLGQAILESGAGTGPLSMQANNHFGIKCHKEWTGPSIRYTDDEENECFRKYDNPSGSFRDHSYFLTSRPRYAELFQFGKDDYKSWAYGLKAAGYATDPKYPEKLIGLIERYQLAKYDAEVLGKDYVPVVIAKKEIVYTEGVEKYTVVKGDTLYSLSKKFNISIEELKRKNNLTDNSLSLGQTIIVK, from the coding sequence ATGATTAAGAAACTTTTTTTATTGCTGCTTATGATTTTTGTGGCTTCTTGTGGTTCTAACCAATCTGTAGTCAGAACATCTCAGCCCGATCCCAGAAAAACAACAGCTCCCGTTGCACAAAGAGTCAAAAAGCCCATTTTAAGACCCAATCAGTCCAAAAAGCCTGAAGGAGTTGTGCAAGCAACTACCACTTCTTCAACGCAAAACAATGCCTCATCAAGTGAGATTTTAGAAGCCACAACCCGAGTTAAGGTTACTACCGAAATGGTTTTGGCCTATATCGAAAAATACAAAAGTTTGGCCAAAGAAAATATGATCAAAACCGGAATTCCGGCCAGTATAACTTTGGGTCAAGCTATTTTAGAATCCGGTGCCGGAACAGGTCCGCTGAGTATGCAAGCGAACAACCATTTCGGAATTAAATGTCACAAAGAATGGACCGGACCCAGTATTCGTTATACTGATGATGAAGAAAACGAATGTTTTAGAAAATATGACAATCCGAGTGGTTCTTTTCGAGACCATTCTTATTTTTTAACGAGTCGACCAAGATATGCCGAGCTTTTTCAGTTCGGGAAAGATGATTATAAAAGTTGGGCTTACGGTTTAAAAGCAGCCGGTTATGCAACCGACCCAAAATACCCTGAAAAATTAATCGGATTGATTGAACGTTACCAATTGGCAAAATACGATGCCGAAGTTTTGGGGAAAGACTATGTGCCGGTTGTTATTGCCAAAAAAGAGATTGTCTATACTGAAGGCGTTGAAAAATATACCGTTGTCAAAGGAGATACACTATATTCACTGTCTAAAAAGTTCAACATTTCGATAGAAGAATTAAAACGGAAAAATAATTTAACGGATAATTCATTGTCTTTAGGACAAACGATAATCGTTAAGTAG
- a CDS encoding 1-aminocyclopropane-1-carboxylate deaminase/D-cysteine desulfhydrase, with protein MNQKIEIENSDITLYIKREDLLHPYISGNKYRKLKYNLAQAKKENKNTLLTFGGAFSNHILAVAAAGKENGFRTIGVIRGEELWDKIAENPTLQKAQDFGMVFEFVSRTVYRDKNSADFSKILEEKFGDFYRLPEGGTNDLAIKGCEEILTKADESFDYICCAIGTGGTISGVINCSKHSQQVLGFPALKGDFLKEDICKFVHNQNWELVTEYHFGGYAKVTPELVYFINDFYQKYQIPLDPIYTGKMVYGVFDLIKKEWFPRDSKILLIHTGGLQGIAGMNQLLKQKNQIEINTYD; from the coding sequence ATTAATCAAAAAATCGAAATCGAAAATTCTGATATCACGCTCTATATCAAGCGTGAAGATTTGTTGCATCCCTATATTTCCGGAAATAAATACAGAAAACTGAAATACAATTTGGCGCAAGCCAAAAAAGAAAACAAAAATACTTTACTAACCTTTGGAGGTGCTTTTTCCAATCATATCTTAGCCGTTGCCGCTGCCGGAAAAGAAAACGGTTTCCGAACTATTGGTGTCATCAGAGGAGAAGAATTATGGGATAAGATTGCAGAAAACCCTACTTTACAAAAAGCACAAGACTTCGGAATGGTTTTTGAGTTTGTTTCAAGAACTGTCTATCGCGACAAAAACAGCGCTGATTTCAGCAAGATACTGGAGGAAAAATTTGGTGATTTTTATCGCTTACCCGAAGGAGGAACCAATGATTTAGCCATAAAAGGTTGTGAAGAAATTTTAACCAAAGCGGATGAAAGCTTTGATTATATCTGCTGTGCTATAGGAACCGGCGGTACGATTTCGGGTGTTATTAATTGTTCAAAACATAGTCAACAAGTTTTAGGATTTCCTGCTTTGAAAGGCGATTTTTTAAAAGAAGATATTTGTAAATTTGTTCATAATCAAAATTGGGAATTAGTGACCGAATATCATTTTGGCGGTTATGCCAAAGTGACGCCTGAATTAGTTTATTTTATAAATGATTTTTATCAAAAATACCAAATTCCTTTAGACCCGATTTATACCGGAAAAATGGTTTATGGTGTTTTTGATTTGATTAAAAAAGAGTGGTTTCCGAGGGATTCCAAGATATTGTTAATTCATACCGGCGGATTACAAGGAATTGCAGGAATGAACCAATTGTTAAAACAGAAAAACCAAATCGAAATAAATACCTATGATTAA